A genomic region of Salinibacter pepae contains the following coding sequences:
- a CDS encoding MerR family transcriptional regulator codes for MPEDEIETLYYSIGEVGEIVDQEPHVLRYWEQEFEVLSPRKNRAGRRVYTQDDVETVERIRHLLKDEKYTIEGARQAIARQDAGAEAGDDIADDLKALRAFLVELRDQLDE; via the coding sequence ATGCCCGAGGACGAAATCGAGACGCTCTACTACTCGATCGGGGAGGTCGGTGAGATCGTCGACCAGGAGCCCCACGTCCTCCGGTACTGGGAGCAGGAATTCGAGGTCTTGAGTCCCCGAAAGAACCGGGCCGGGCGGCGGGTCTACACCCAGGACGACGTGGAAACGGTCGAACGCATTCGTCATCTCCTGAAGGACGAAAAGTACACGATCGAGGGGGCGCGGCAGGCCATTGCCCGCCAGGACGCCGGGGCGGAGGCAGGCGATGACATCGCGGACGACCTGAAAGCGCTCCGGGCGTTCCTCGTTGAACTCCGCGACCAGCTCGATGAGTAG
- a CDS encoding AAA family ATPase: MVPVRLELKNFLSYGTEAPPLEFDHFDVACLSGGNGEGKSALLDAMTWAVWGAARKSSGRRKPDEELIRIGTRHMRVAFTFDLEDTRYRVVRSFSRSETGKTTSSDLEFQLHDAAGTDYRPLTGATQRETQARIEDTLGLDYDTFINSAFLLQGRSDEFTQKRPSQRKEILTRILNLGRYEALEDEARDHWREAKERQQRAAAEVERLETALEDVPDWEEEREAVQADIEAQTEALSGLRDREKALTQKRATLEATAREAESIRESMASLDDRIEEHRDEIEALTARIEEAEALLEDRTAIEEAYDDHQSLVAERDALEDTRERHRTLKQKMDDLSSSLQERRNDVERRLERLRAERAGIEESLDDCRETLAQRAEVETRLRRAQAARQQVPERKRVRRRRDRLEQRKAEAREAIVGARQQLRGEIETLRAQIEEEAEALERREQIEARIDALRSKQETRAALDERMAEIEDDGTARSQAVQEQAGQLEALRDEREREAEELRRFREADGDVCPTCGTELTDAHREEAEATLRSHIDELDTAIESARAQLDEEKERRAELRRTYRQLQDKREALDDVGEALATAQEQKRALEATAEALAAHREKAERLGQRLTEGRYAESARRQWQACKQRLAETEVDTDAFEALQNRAAQFDRYADRLAEIERAAARREELAQKRDERDEKIEQLRTALDENRVAEDLQEDMEDLRAEIDALEFDPDRFQEIRERLQALSDVPDRHNALVNAQENRTEWAEQRTRIRDRMEGAQEEKQGLDERLAECESALEDKPEVVAEQESVSEQVEAEEEALTDLQQRLGKLDAQLEQAAADREALEAARKERQDAAAARQRYKHLRAAFGKNGIPSLIIEETLPDIEERANRILDRLTDGRMHVRLDTLKEKKSGGTKETLEIIITDEHGAPRPYETYSGGESFRVNFALRVALAQLLAERSGVRVRTLVIDEGFGTQDEAGIERLVEAIQAIREDFAKILVITHLERLKRAFPVRIEVEKDPSVGSTFELVGA; this comes from the coding sequence ATGGTCCCGGTCCGCTTGGAACTGAAAAACTTCCTGAGCTACGGCACGGAGGCCCCACCCCTCGAGTTCGATCACTTTGACGTGGCCTGCCTGTCCGGCGGCAATGGAGAGGGCAAGTCCGCCCTCCTCGACGCGATGACGTGGGCCGTCTGGGGAGCGGCGCGCAAGTCGAGCGGCCGCCGCAAGCCCGACGAGGAGCTCATCCGGATCGGGACCCGGCACATGCGGGTGGCGTTCACCTTCGACCTTGAGGACACGCGCTACCGGGTGGTCCGCTCCTTCTCCCGGTCGGAGACGGGCAAGACCACATCGTCCGACCTTGAGTTTCAGCTCCACGACGCCGCCGGCACGGACTACCGTCCCCTCACGGGGGCGACCCAGCGCGAGACGCAGGCCCGGATTGAGGACACGCTGGGGCTGGACTACGACACGTTCATCAACTCGGCCTTTTTGCTGCAGGGCCGCTCCGACGAGTTTACCCAGAAACGGCCCAGCCAGCGCAAGGAGATTCTCACCCGCATCCTCAACCTCGGCCGGTACGAGGCGCTCGAAGACGAGGCGCGCGACCACTGGCGCGAGGCGAAGGAGCGGCAGCAGCGCGCCGCGGCGGAGGTGGAGCGGCTGGAGACGGCCCTGGAGGACGTACCGGACTGGGAGGAGGAGCGGGAGGCGGTGCAGGCGGACATTGAGGCGCAGACGGAGGCCCTCTCCGGCCTTCGCGACCGAGAGAAGGCGCTGACCCAGAAGCGGGCCACCCTGGAGGCAACGGCCCGGGAGGCCGAGTCGATTCGCGAGTCGATGGCCAGCCTGGACGACCGGATCGAGGAGCACCGCGACGAGATCGAGGCCCTCACGGCACGCATCGAGGAGGCCGAGGCGCTCCTGGAGGACCGCACCGCCATCGAGGAGGCGTACGACGACCATCAGTCCCTCGTCGCGGAGCGGGACGCCCTCGAAGACACGCGCGAACGCCACCGGACCCTTAAACAGAAGATGGACGACCTGTCGTCGTCCCTCCAGGAGCGGCGCAACGACGTCGAGCGTCGCCTGGAGCGACTGAGGGCCGAGCGGGCCGGGATCGAAGAGTCGCTGGACGACTGCCGGGAGACCCTCGCGCAGCGGGCGGAGGTGGAGACGCGCCTGCGGCGCGCCCAGGCGGCCCGGCAGCAGGTGCCGGAGCGGAAGCGGGTGCGCCGGCGTCGGGATCGGCTGGAGCAGCGGAAGGCCGAGGCGCGGGAGGCGATCGTGGGGGCGCGGCAGCAGCTTCGGGGCGAGATTGAGACCCTCCGGGCCCAAATCGAAGAGGAGGCGGAGGCGCTGGAACGGAGGGAGCAGATCGAGGCGCGGATCGACGCGCTTCGCTCGAAGCAGGAGACGCGGGCGGCCCTGGACGAGCGCATGGCCGAGATCGAAGACGACGGGACGGCCCGGTCCCAGGCCGTCCAGGAGCAGGCGGGGCAGCTGGAGGCGCTGCGAGACGAACGCGAGCGGGAGGCCGAGGAGCTGCGGCGGTTTCGAGAAGCCGATGGGGACGTGTGCCCGACCTGTGGCACCGAGCTGACCGACGCCCACCGGGAGGAGGCGGAGGCCACGCTCCGGTCCCACATCGATGAGCTCGACACGGCCATCGAGTCGGCCCGGGCACAACTCGATGAAGAAAAAGAGCGACGGGCCGAACTGCGGCGGACGTACCGCCAGCTTCAGGACAAACGAGAGGCCCTGGACGACGTCGGGGAGGCCCTCGCGACGGCCCAGGAGCAGAAGCGGGCACTGGAGGCGACGGCGGAGGCGCTCGCGGCCCACCGCGAAAAGGCCGAACGCCTTGGCCAACGCCTCACAGAGGGGCGCTACGCCGAGTCCGCGCGGCGGCAGTGGCAGGCCTGCAAGCAGCGCCTCGCGGAGACGGAGGTCGACACGGACGCCTTCGAGGCGCTGCAGAACCGGGCGGCCCAATTCGACCGGTACGCGGATCGGCTGGCCGAGATTGAGCGTGCAGCCGCACGACGGGAGGAGCTGGCGCAAAAACGGGACGAGCGGGACGAGAAGATCGAGCAGCTCCGGACGGCTTTGGACGAGAACCGTGTGGCCGAGGACCTACAAGAAGACATGGAGGATCTGCGGGCGGAGATCGACGCCCTGGAGTTCGACCCGGACCGCTTTCAGGAAATCCGAGAGCGCCTGCAGGCGTTGAGCGACGTGCCGGACCGCCACAACGCCCTCGTCAACGCTCAGGAAAACCGCACCGAGTGGGCGGAACAGCGCACCCGGATTCGAGACCGGATGGAGGGGGCCCAGGAGGAGAAGCAGGGGTTGGATGAGCGCCTTGCGGAGTGCGAGTCGGCGCTAGAGGACAAGCCGGAGGTGGTCGCCGAGCAGGAGAGCGTATCGGAGCAGGTGGAGGCCGAAGAAGAGGCGCTCACCGACCTGCAGCAGCGCCTCGGCAAGCTGGACGCGCAGCTGGAGCAGGCCGCGGCGGACCGGGAGGCCCTGGAGGCGGCCCGAAAAGAGCGCCAAGATGCCGCCGCCGCCCGCCAGCGGTACAAGCACCTCCGGGCCGCCTTCGGCAAGAACGGCATCCCGTCGCTCATCATCGAAGAGACGCTTCCCGACATCGAAGAGCGCGCAAATCGCATCCTGGACCGGCTCACCGACGGCCGGATGCACGTGCGGCTCGACACCCTCAAAGAGAAGAAAAGCGGAGGGACCAAAGAAACGCTCGAAATCATCATCACCGACGAGCACGGCGCACCCCGCCCCTACGAGACGTACTCGGGTGGCGAGAGCTTCCGGGTCAACTTTGCCCTCCGTGTCGCGCTGGCGCAGCTGCTGGCCGAGCGCAGCGGTGTACGGGTGCGCACCCTCGTGATTGACGAGGGGTTCGGCACGCAGGACGAAGCCGGCATCGAGCGGCTCGTGGAGGCCATTCAGGCGATCCGCGAGGACTTCGCTAAGATCCTCGTCATCACGCACCTCGAACGGCTCAAGCGGGCCTTTCCGGTGCGCATCGAGGTCGAGAAGGATCCCTCCGTCGGCTCCACCTTCGAGCTCGTCGGGGCGTAG
- a CDS encoding CvpA family protein: MLTVLDWFILVMLLAGLIRGYLVGAVRQAASLLGLVAALLFSVEFMGAVGALIVKSLGLAESVAPLAGFTVLFLGVYLLFLVLARLLEQLFDTLSLSFLNRAAGGAVGGAKAALLLSLLFLVLAGLELPEKETRTDSALYRPVAQLLPRTIEATESWFPAAKRAADQLGRQVRSRMDAVPESSDSGTPRSGLQSGIQ, encoded by the coding sequence ATGCTGACTGTGCTCGACTGGTTTATCCTCGTCATGCTCCTCGCGGGGCTCATCCGCGGGTACCTGGTGGGGGCCGTGCGTCAGGCGGCGAGCCTCCTTGGGCTCGTGGCCGCGCTTCTCTTTTCCGTGGAGTTTATGGGGGCGGTGGGGGCACTCATCGTCAAGAGCCTGGGCCTCGCCGAGTCGGTCGCCCCGCTCGCTGGTTTCACGGTGCTGTTCTTGGGGGTCTACCTCCTGTTTCTGGTCCTGGCCCGGCTCCTGGAGCAGCTGTTTGACACCCTATCCCTCTCGTTTCTAAACCGGGCGGCCGGGGGGGCGGTTGGGGGGGCCAAGGCGGCGTTGCTCCTGAGCCTGCTGTTTCTGGTCCTCGCCGGCCTGGAGCTCCCGGAGAAGGAGACGCGAACCGACTCGGCCCTCTACCGCCCGGTTGCGCAGCTTCTGCCCAGGACGATCGAGGCGACCGAATCCTGGTTTCCCGCGGCCAAACGGGCGGCCGATCAGCTGGGCCGACAGGTGCGGTCCCGCATGGACGCGGTTCCGGAGTCGTCCGATTCGGGGACCCCCCGCTCGGGCCTCCAATCCGGAATTCAGTGA
- a CDS encoding GatB/YqeY domain-containing protein produces MSDSILDRVKQDLTDAMKAQDDVRRRALRSLRAALANKEIAKRRAGTDASLEEQEELAVVQKQVKQRRDSIEQYEEADRDDLAQKEREEIEVLEDYLPDRLSDEELAERLDALIDDVGATSMADMGPVMGRAMDELRGRVDGNRVREMVQDRLSD; encoded by the coding sequence ATGTCCGACTCCATTCTCGACCGCGTAAAGCAGGACCTCACCGACGCCATGAAGGCGCAGGACGACGTGCGCCGGCGCGCCCTCCGATCCCTCCGGGCGGCCCTCGCCAACAAGGAGATTGCGAAGCGACGGGCGGGGACCGACGCCAGCCTCGAAGAGCAGGAGGAGCTGGCTGTCGTCCAGAAACAGGTGAAGCAGCGCCGCGACTCGATCGAACAGTACGAGGAGGCGGACCGCGACGACCTGGCACAGAAGGAGCGGGAGGAGATTGAGGTGCTCGAAGACTACCTGCCGGACCGACTGAGCGACGAGGAGCTGGCCGAGCGGCTTGACGCACTCATCGACGACGTGGGCGCCACCTCGATGGCCGACATGGGGCCGGTCATGGGGCGTGCCATGGACGAGCTGCGCGGCCGGGTGGACGGCAACCGGGTGCGGGAGATGGTACAGGATCGCCTCTCGGACTGA
- the ptsP gene encoding phosphoenolpyruvate--protein phosphotransferase encodes MEEPPPQSTSDDELVIEGTGAAPGVVLGTAYRYAAAAPTARRDAIAPDAVDAELERLANAVQRAEQELEADRVWAPDALVPDADAIFEAQALMLGDEDVLQAIRQRIRDANEPAGAAVQAVLSAHRERLEDNGDAHLRTGADDLLAFERRLLRALRRGAAAAPIDGHSVVVAQDLTASDLLRLRRHNLLGGVTARGGPTSHTAIVAQALGVPLLVGAGEALGAVSSGDRVVVDGDEGRLIAGPAPATEEEYRKRAADAPSPTAEREQAPGRPLRTTDGHAVTLRANVGLEAELDPLRPAPPDGIGLLRTELFLRPDGDPRSVDEERQVEAYRQAIEAAGEGGATIRLLDVGGDDGRSQGAAGAHDGLPALGRRGLRVLLDRPDELLRPQLRALLRANREGPLRILLPMVTDGAEVRRVRRILDEESTRLTENGVPHDATVPLGAMVEVPAMALQAPAFTELVDFFSIGTNDLTQYVLAVDRADEQVAARHDALHPAVLGLILRVVEAGRMSGCPVEVCGEIAGDVQAVPVLLGLGVDTLSVAPPSLPAVRRIVRATGYEAAKDLARDVLQADDAPAVRRRARAWVDTHLPSPDTAGSTPDAPDQ; translated from the coding sequence ATGGAAGAACCGCCCCCGCAATCCACATCCGACGACGAACTGGTCATTGAGGGCACCGGTGCGGCGCCCGGCGTGGTCCTGGGCACCGCGTACCGGTACGCGGCCGCCGCCCCGACCGCCCGGCGCGACGCCATCGCGCCGGACGCGGTGGACGCGGAACTGGAGCGCCTGGCCAACGCCGTGCAGCGGGCCGAGCAGGAGCTGGAGGCCGACCGCGTGTGGGCGCCGGACGCCCTCGTGCCGGATGCCGACGCCATCTTTGAGGCGCAGGCCCTCATGCTGGGCGACGAGGACGTCCTGCAGGCCATTCGGCAGCGCATTCGAGACGCGAACGAGCCGGCGGGGGCGGCGGTGCAGGCGGTGCTCTCGGCCCACCGCGAACGACTCGAAGACAACGGGGACGCGCACCTGCGCACTGGGGCCGACGACCTCCTGGCGTTTGAGCGCCGCCTCCTGCGGGCGCTCCGGCGCGGGGCCGCCGCGGCCCCCATCGACGGGCACTCGGTGGTGGTGGCCCAGGACCTGACCGCCAGCGACCTGCTTCGCCTCCGACGCCACAACCTTCTGGGGGGCGTCACGGCCCGCGGCGGGCCCACCTCGCACACCGCCATCGTCGCCCAGGCGCTCGGGGTGCCTCTCCTCGTCGGGGCCGGGGAGGCGCTGGGCGCCGTCTCGTCGGGAGACCGTGTCGTCGTCGACGGGGACGAGGGGCGTCTGATTGCCGGCCCTGCCCCGGCCACCGAGGAGGAATATCGAAAGCGAGCGGCCGACGCGCCGTCCCCGACGGCGGAACGGGAGCAGGCGCCCGGGCGCCCCCTCCGGACGACCGACGGCCATGCCGTCACCCTGCGGGCCAACGTGGGGCTGGAGGCCGAACTCGACCCGCTCCGGCCCGCCCCGCCGGACGGCATTGGGCTTCTGCGCACCGAACTGTTTCTGCGGCCCGACGGCGACCCGCGCTCGGTCGATGAGGAGCGGCAGGTGGAGGCGTACCGGCAGGCCATCGAGGCCGCCGGTGAGGGAGGGGCCACGATTCGTCTCCTGGACGTGGGGGGCGACGACGGGCGTTCCCAGGGGGCTGCCGGAGCGCACGACGGCCTCCCTGCCCTCGGCCGGCGGGGACTCCGGGTGCTCCTGGATCGGCCCGACGAGCTCTTGCGCCCCCAACTGCGGGCCCTCCTGCGGGCGAACCGGGAGGGCCCCCTCCGGATCCTGCTGCCGATGGTGACGGACGGGGCGGAGGTGCGGCGCGTGCGGCGGATTCTGGACGAGGAGAGCACCCGCCTCACAGAGAACGGCGTGCCCCACGATGCGACCGTCCCCCTCGGCGCCATGGTGGAGGTGCCCGCCATGGCCCTGCAGGCGCCCGCTTTCACCGAGTTGGTGGACTTTTTCTCCATCGGCACGAACGACCTGACCCAGTACGTCCTGGCGGTGGACCGGGCCGACGAACAGGTGGCGGCGCGGCACGACGCGCTGCACCCCGCCGTCCTCGGGTTGATCCTGCGCGTCGTCGAGGCGGGCCGAATGTCCGGCTGCCCGGTGGAGGTCTGTGGGGAAATTGCGGGCGACGTGCAGGCGGTGCCGGTGTTGTTGGGCCTCGGCGTCGATACCCTGAGCGTCGCGCCCCCGTCGCTGCCCGCCGTGCGCCGAATCGTCCGGGCAACTGGGTACGAGGCGGCCAAAGACCTCGCCCGTGACGTGTTGCAGGCAGACGACGCGCCGGCGGTGCGCCGTCGGGCCCGGGCGTGGGTCGATACGCATCTCCCGTCCCCCGACACTGCTGGTTCGACGCCGGACGCGCCGGACCAATGA
- a CDS encoding HPr family phosphocarrier protein, protein MIEREVTIRNRAGLHTRPASMLVKTASQFEAEVYLRRDNYEINGKSVIGVMTLAAEQGATLTLVVEGADEAEAADAIEALFADGFGEEL, encoded by the coding sequence ATGATTGAACGCGAGGTCACCATCCGCAACCGGGCCGGCCTGCACACGCGGCCGGCGTCGATGCTCGTCAAGACCGCGTCCCAGTTTGAGGCGGAGGTCTACCTGCGGCGCGACAACTACGAAATCAACGGAAAGAGCGTCATTGGGGTCATGACCCTGGCCGCCGAGCAGGGGGCGACGCTCACGCTCGTGGTGGAGGGGGCGGACGAGGCCGAGGCCGCCGACGCGATCGAGGCGCTTTTTGCGGACGGATTTGGAGAAGAGCTTTAG
- a CDS encoding polyprenyl synthetase family protein, with product MASSTQSVSSDERVAALRTRIDEALPAVVDGRSPASLYDAVEHVLRAGGKRVRPVLLLLVAQSYGTPVDRALPAALAVEVFHNFTLVHDDLMDEDDERRGGATVHAKWNPGTAILAGDLMMGLSYDLLGQVEGTDAEALYAVYHPMVERLCAGQALDASFETDDAVTVEAYLDMIDRKTGALLSAAFELGSVIGGAPAPERNRLGTAGRLVGRAFQIQDDLLDLTADDEAWGRGVGGDLVQGKKTFLTLRALERAEGAEHDWFARLVTDGGLPGDDVPEARERMADLGIFEEAREAVHTYTEKAHDYLHLLPETAAAETLHWLLDRLQARGH from the coding sequence ATGGCTTCCTCCACCCAAAGCGTGTCGTCCGACGAGCGTGTAGCGGCGCTGCGGACGCGCATCGATGAGGCCCTCCCGGCGGTCGTGGACGGGCGGTCGCCCGCCTCGCTCTACGACGCCGTGGAGCACGTGCTGCGGGCCGGCGGGAAGCGCGTGCGTCCCGTCCTGCTCCTTCTGGTGGCCCAGTCGTACGGCACGCCCGTCGACCGGGCACTGCCGGCCGCCCTCGCCGTGGAGGTGTTTCACAACTTCACGCTCGTCCACGACGACCTGATGGACGAGGACGACGAGCGACGCGGGGGCGCAACCGTGCATGCGAAGTGGAACCCCGGCACGGCAATCCTGGCAGGGGACCTCATGATGGGCCTTTCTTACGACCTGCTGGGCCAGGTGGAGGGAACGGACGCGGAGGCCCTCTACGCGGTATACCACCCGATGGTGGAGCGGCTCTGTGCCGGCCAGGCCCTCGACGCGTCGTTCGAGACCGACGATGCGGTCACGGTGGAGGCGTACCTGGACATGATCGACCGCAAGACCGGGGCGCTTCTCTCGGCCGCGTTCGAGCTGGGAAGCGTCATCGGAGGCGCCCCGGCGCCCGAGCGCAATCGCCTCGGCACGGCCGGCCGGCTGGTGGGGCGGGCCTTCCAGATCCAGGACGACCTGCTCGACCTCACCGCCGACGATGAGGCCTGGGGACGCGGCGTGGGGGGGGACCTCGTGCAGGGCAAAAAGACGTTCCTCACCCTGCGGGCCCTGGAGCGGGCCGAAGGGGCCGAGCACGACTGGTTCGCCCGCCTCGTGACCGACGGGGGGCTCCCGGGGGACGACGTGCCGGAGGCCCGTGAGCGAATGGCGGACCTGGGCATCTTCGAAGAGGCCCGCGAGGCGGTCCACACGTACACGGAGAAGGCCCACGACTACTTGCACCTCCTGCCGGAGACGGCCGCGGCGGAGACGCTCCACTGGCTCCTCGACCGCCTGCAGGCGCGCGGGCATTGA
- a CDS encoding adenylate kinase, with amino-acid sequence MRLIIFGPPGAGKGTQAGLLEERHGIVQISTGDILREAMAQETELGQKAKSYIDAGELVPDALVRDLAEQAIADEGHDDFMLDGYPRTDQQAEWLTEFLASNETPLDAVLSMKVPDDVLVRRLSRRRVHAETGETYHLDHDPPPEDVDPDLIVQRSDDEPETIQNRLDVYREETAPLATYYEERDLLVPVDGTGGIDEVFGRIEEALDALER; translated from the coding sequence ATGCGACTGATCATTTTTGGCCCGCCGGGTGCCGGAAAAGGCACGCAGGCCGGGCTGCTCGAAGAGCGCCACGGAATTGTCCAAATCTCGACCGGAGACATCCTCCGGGAGGCCATGGCGCAGGAGACCGAGCTCGGCCAGAAGGCAAAGTCCTACATCGACGCGGGGGAGCTGGTGCCGGACGCGCTGGTCCGGGATCTCGCCGAGCAGGCCATTGCCGACGAGGGCCACGACGACTTCATGCTCGACGGCTACCCGCGCACCGACCAGCAGGCGGAGTGGCTGACCGAATTTTTGGCGTCGAACGAGACGCCCCTCGACGCCGTCCTCAGCATGAAGGTGCCCGACGACGTGCTCGTGCGTCGGCTGAGCCGGCGCCGGGTGCACGCGGAAACGGGGGAAACGTATCACCTCGACCACGACCCACCCCCCGAGGACGTGGACCCGGACCTCATTGTTCAACGCTCCGACGACGAGCCCGAGACCATTCAGAACCGGCTCGACGTGTACCGCGAGGAAACTGCGCCGCTGGCCACATACTATGAGGAGCGAGACCTGCTCGTCCCGGTCGATGGGACCGGAGGCATCGACGAGGTCTTCGGCCGCATCGAGGAGGCGCTGGACGCCCTCGAACGCTAG